The nucleotide sequence ACGATGTCGCCATGGACAATGGTCGCACTCTCGGTTTGGGCTCCGTTTAGGCTCAAACCGTTTCCGGATAGGTCTTGGATTGTATAGTTACCATCGCCTTTAAAGGTTAATTGCGCATGCTTACGAGAGATGCCGGCTCTTCGTATGACGATGTCGTTACGCGAGCTTTTGCCGATGGTCAGCTCGCACTTATCAAGCTCATAGGTCTTGGTCACCGTGTTGATTCCCGATACTTTTAGGAAGGTCGCAGTTGTGGGTGCGACGTGTGCTTGCGCGGCTGATTCAGGTTCGGACGGCATCGGGTTA is from Deltaproteobacteria bacterium and encodes:
- a CDS encoding FHA domain-containing protein, whose translation is NPMPSEPESAAQAHVAPTTATFLKVSGINTVTKTYELDKCELTIGKSSRNDIVIRRAGISRKHAQLTFKGDGNYTIQDLSGNGLSLNGAQTESATIVHGDIVSLANVDLELVVN